From Chionomys nivalis chromosome 21, mChiNiv1.1, whole genome shotgun sequence, a single genomic window includes:
- the Il34 gene encoding interleukin-34 isoform X2, whose product MPWGLAWLYCLGILLGMTLGNENLEMWTLTQDKECDLTGYLRVKLQYKNRLQYMKHYFPINYRIPVPYEGVLRVANITRLKARVSERELRYLWVLVSLNATESVLDVLLRGHPSWDYLQEVQTLLENVQRSLMDVEIGPQVEAVLSLLSTPGLSLKLVRPKALLDNCFRVMELLYCSCCKQSPILRWQDCELPSLHPHNPGSLMQCAATHVYPLPRQPPTSLPRSPGSSHGPLP is encoded by the exons ATGCCCTGGGGACTCGCCTGGTTATACT GTCTTGGGATCCTACTTGGCATGACTTTGGGGAACGAGAATTTGGAGATGTGGACTCTGACCCAAGATAAGGAGTGTGACCTTACAGGCTACCTTCGGGTCAAGCTGCAGTACAAGAACCGGCTTCAGTACATG AAACATTACTTCCCCATCAACTACAGGATCCCTGTGCCTTATGAGGGGGTGCTCAGAGTCGCCAACATCACGAGGCTG AAGGCCCGTGTGAGTGAGCGGGAGCTGCGGTACCTGTGGGTCCTGGTGAGTCTCAATGCCACCGAGTCTGTGCTGGACGTGCTGCTCCGGGGCCACCCGTCCTGGGATTATCTGCAGGAGGTTCAGACGTTGCTGGAGAATGTTCAGCGGAGCCTCATG GATGTAGAGATCGGCCCTCAGGTGGAAGCCGTGTTATCTCTTCTGAGTACCCCAGGCCTAAGCCTGAAGCTGGTGCGGCCCAAAGCCTTGCTGGACAACTGCTTCCGAGTTATGGAGCTGCTGTACTGCTCTTGTT GTAAACAAAGTCCCATCCTGAGATGGCAGGACTGTGAGCTGCCGAGTCTCCATCCCCACAATCCAGGATCCTTGATGCAGTGTGCAGCTACCCACGTGTACCCTTTGCCTCGGCAACCCCCCACCTCCCTGCCCCGTTCCCCAGGCTCAAGTCATGGTCCGTTGCCCTGA
- the Mtss2 gene encoding protein MTSS 2 isoform X2: METAEKECGALGGLFQAIVNDMKSSYPIWEDFNSKAAKLHSQLRTTVLAAVAFLDAFQKVADMATNTRGATRDIGSALTRMCMRHRSIETKLRQFTNALLESLINPLQERIEDWKKSANQLDKDHAKEYKRARHEIKKKSSDTLKLQKKARKGKGDLQPQLDSALQDVNDMYLLLEETEKQAVRRALIEERGRFCTFITFLQPVVNGELTMLGEITHLQGIIDDLVVLTAEPHKLPPASEQVIKDLKGSDYSWSYQTPPSSPSSSSSRKSSMCSLAQPATTRLSSVSSHDSGFVSQDATYSKPPSPMPSDITSQKSSSSASSEASETCQSVSECSSPTSDWTKAGPHEQPSATTLQRRKDRVELLRDTEPGPAGGSIVGPSGEEVPRPRMSPATIAAKHGEEVSPAASDLAMVLTRGLSLEHQKSSRDSLQYSSGYSTQTTTPSCSEDTIPSQGSDYDCYSVNGDADSEGPPEFDKSSTIPRNSNIAQNYRRLIQTKRPASTAGLPTAGLPTAMGLPSGAPPGVATIRRTPSTKPTVRRALSSAGPIPIRPPIVPVKTPTVPDSPGYVGPTRAGSEECVFYTDEVASPLAPDLAKASPKRLSLPNTAWGSPSPEAASYSGAGVGLAAEDDEEQQLAANRHSLVEKLGELVAGAHALGEGQFPFPTALSATASEETPTPPPAATSDPPAEDMLVAIRRGVRLRRTVTNDRSAPRIL; this comes from the exons AGCTCCTATCCCATCTGGGAGGACTTCAACTCCAAGGCCGCGAAGCTCCACTCTCAGCTGAG GACAACCGTGCTGGCTGCTGTGGCCTTCCTAGATGCCTTCCAGAAAGTAGCTGACATGGCCACCAACACccgag GGGCCACGCGGGACATTGGCTCAGCACTCACGCGCATGTGCATGCGCCACCGCAGCATCGAGACCAAGCTGCGGCAGTTCACCAA CGCACTGCTGGAGAGCCTCATCAACCCACTGCAGGAGCGCATCGAAGACTGGAAGAAGTCAGCCAACCAACTGGACAAGGACCACGCGAAAG AGTACAAACGAGCCAGGCATGAAATCAAAAAGAAATCATCGGACACGCTGAAGCTGCAGAAGAAAGCACGCAAAG GGAAAGGAGACCTGCAGCCTCAGCTGGACAGCGCACTGCAAGACGTCAATGACATGTACCTGCTcctggaagagacagagaagcaggcagTGCGCCGAGCGCTGATTGAGGAGCGGGGCCGTTTCTGCACCTTCATCACCTTCCTTCAGCCTGTGGTG AATGGCGAGCTGACCATGCTGGGAGAGATCACCCACCTGCAGGGCATCATTGACGACCTGGTGGTGCTGACCGCTGAGCCCCACAAGCTGCCTCCCGCCAGTGAGCAG GTGATCAAAGATCTGAAGGGCTCTGACTACAGCTGGTCCTACCAGACGCCACCTTCGTCACCTAGCAGCTCCAGCTCCCGGAAGTCTAGCATGTGCAG CCTAGCGCAGCCAGCCACCACCCGCCTCTCCAGTGTCTCCTCCCACGACTCTGGCTTCGTCTCCCAGGATGCCACCTACTCCAAGCCCCCTTCGCCCATGCCTTCCGACATCACCAGCCAG AAGTCCTCCAGCTCTGCGTCCTCCGAGGCCTCAGAAACCTGCCAGTCGGTTAGCGAGTGCAGCTCCCCCACCTCG GACTGGACCAAGGCGGGTCCCCATGAACAGCCCTCGGCCACCACCCTGCAGCGGAGGAAAGATCGTGTGGAGCTCCTGCGAGACACTGAGCCAGGCCCTGCTGGTGGAAGCATTGTGGGCCCCAGTGGAGAGGAGGTACCACGACCCAGGATGTCTCCTGCCACCATAGCAGCCAAG CATGGTGAGGAAGTGTCCCCTGCAGCCAGCGACCTGGCCATGGTGCTGACCCGTGGACTGAGCCTGGAACACCAGAAGAGCAGCCGGGACTCACTGCAGTACTCCAGCGGCTATAGCACACAGACCACCACGCCTTCGTGCTCCGAGGACACCATTCCCTCCCAGG GCTCAGACTATGACTGCTACTCTGTGAATGGGGATGCCGACAGCGAGGGCCCCCCTGAGTTCGACAAATCATCCACCATCCCTCGGAACAGCAACATTGCCCAGAACTACCGCCGCCTGATCCAGACCAAGCGCCCTGCCTCAACCGCTGGGCTGCCCACCGCAGGGCTGCCCACAGCCATGGGGCTACCTTCAGGTGCACCTCCTGGTGTGGCCACCATCCGCCGCACGCCCTCTACCAAGCCCACTGTGCGCCGCGCCCTGTCCAGCGCTGGCCCCATCCCCATTCGCCCACCCATCGTCCCCGTGAAGACACCCACGGTGCCCGACTCCCCTGGTTATGTGGGGCCCACTCGGGCGGGCAGCGAGGAGTGTGTCTTCTACACAGACGAAGTGGCTTCGCCTCTGGCTCCAGACCTGGCCAAAGCCTCCCCAAAGAGGCTCAGCCTCCCCAACACAGCCTGGGGCAGCCCTTCCCCGGAGGCGGCCAGCTACAGCGGGGCTGGGGTTGGGCTGGCCGCTGAGGACGATGAAGAGCAGCAGCTGGCTGCCAACAGGCACAGCCTGGTAGAGAAGCTCGGGGAGCTGGTGGCCGGCGCCCATGCCCTGGGTGAAGGCCAGTTCCCCTTCCCGACGGCTCTGTCAGCCACGGCCTCAGAGGAgacgcccaccccaccccctgctgcCACCAGTGACCCCCCAGCCGAAGACATGCTGGTGGCCATTCGACGCGGGGTCCGACTCCGCAGGACCGTCACCAACGACAGGTCGGCGCCCCGCATCTTATGA
- the Mtss2 gene encoding protein MTSS 2 isoform X1 has protein sequence METAEKECGALGGLFQAIVNDMKSSYPIWEDFNSKAAKLHSQLRTTVLAAVAFLDAFQKVADMATNTRGATRDIGSALTRMCMRHRSIETKLRQFTNALLESLINPLQERIEDWKKSANQLDKDHAKEYKRARHEIKKKSSDTLKLQKKARKGKGDLQPQLDSALQDVNDMYLLLEETEKQAVRRALIEERGRFCTFITFLQPVVNGELTMLGEITHLQGIIDDLVVLTAEPHKLPPASEQVIKDLKGSDYSWSYQTPPSSPSSSSSRKSSMCSAPSSGSSAKGGGAPWPGGAQTYSPSSTCRYRSLAQPATTRLSSVSSHDSGFVSQDATYSKPPSPMPSDITSQKSSSSASSEASETCQSVSECSSPTSDWTKAGPHEQPSATTLQRRKDRVELLRDTEPGPAGGSIVGPSGEEVPRPRMSPATIAAKHGEEVSPAASDLAMVLTRGLSLEHQKSSRDSLQYSSGYSTQTTTPSCSEDTIPSQGSDYDCYSVNGDADSEGPPEFDKSSTIPRNSNIAQNYRRLIQTKRPASTAGLPTAGLPTAMGLPSGAPPGVATIRRTPSTKPTVRRALSSAGPIPIRPPIVPVKTPTVPDSPGYVGPTRAGSEECVFYTDEVASPLAPDLAKASPKRLSLPNTAWGSPSPEAASYSGAGVGLAAEDDEEQQLAANRHSLVEKLGELVAGAHALGEGQFPFPTALSATASEETPTPPPAATSDPPAEDMLVAIRRGVRLRRTVTNDRSAPRIL, from the exons AGCTCCTATCCCATCTGGGAGGACTTCAACTCCAAGGCCGCGAAGCTCCACTCTCAGCTGAG GACAACCGTGCTGGCTGCTGTGGCCTTCCTAGATGCCTTCCAGAAAGTAGCTGACATGGCCACCAACACccgag GGGCCACGCGGGACATTGGCTCAGCACTCACGCGCATGTGCATGCGCCACCGCAGCATCGAGACCAAGCTGCGGCAGTTCACCAA CGCACTGCTGGAGAGCCTCATCAACCCACTGCAGGAGCGCATCGAAGACTGGAAGAAGTCAGCCAACCAACTGGACAAGGACCACGCGAAAG AGTACAAACGAGCCAGGCATGAAATCAAAAAGAAATCATCGGACACGCTGAAGCTGCAGAAGAAAGCACGCAAAG GGAAAGGAGACCTGCAGCCTCAGCTGGACAGCGCACTGCAAGACGTCAATGACATGTACCTGCTcctggaagagacagagaagcaggcagTGCGCCGAGCGCTGATTGAGGAGCGGGGCCGTTTCTGCACCTTCATCACCTTCCTTCAGCCTGTGGTG AATGGCGAGCTGACCATGCTGGGAGAGATCACCCACCTGCAGGGCATCATTGACGACCTGGTGGTGCTGACCGCTGAGCCCCACAAGCTGCCTCCCGCCAGTGAGCAG GTGATCAAAGATCTGAAGGGCTCTGACTACAGCTGGTCCTACCAGACGCCACCTTCGTCACCTAGCAGCTCCAGCTCCCGGAAGTCTAGCATGTGCAG TGCCCCCAGCAGCGGTAGCAGTGCCAAGGGTGGCGGAGCCCCATGGCCTGGGGGTGCCCAAACATACTCACCCAGTTCCACCTGTCGCTACCGCAGCCTAGCGCAGCCAGCCACCACCCGCCTCTCCAGTGTCTCCTCCCACGACTCTGGCTTCGTCTCCCAGGATGCCACCTACTCCAAGCCCCCTTCGCCCATGCCTTCCGACATCACCAGCCAG AAGTCCTCCAGCTCTGCGTCCTCCGAGGCCTCAGAAACCTGCCAGTCGGTTAGCGAGTGCAGCTCCCCCACCTCG GACTGGACCAAGGCGGGTCCCCATGAACAGCCCTCGGCCACCACCCTGCAGCGGAGGAAAGATCGTGTGGAGCTCCTGCGAGACACTGAGCCAGGCCCTGCTGGTGGAAGCATTGTGGGCCCCAGTGGAGAGGAGGTACCACGACCCAGGATGTCTCCTGCCACCATAGCAGCCAAG CATGGTGAGGAAGTGTCCCCTGCAGCCAGCGACCTGGCCATGGTGCTGACCCGTGGACTGAGCCTGGAACACCAGAAGAGCAGCCGGGACTCACTGCAGTACTCCAGCGGCTATAGCACACAGACCACCACGCCTTCGTGCTCCGAGGACACCATTCCCTCCCAGG GCTCAGACTATGACTGCTACTCTGTGAATGGGGATGCCGACAGCGAGGGCCCCCCTGAGTTCGACAAATCATCCACCATCCCTCGGAACAGCAACATTGCCCAGAACTACCGCCGCCTGATCCAGACCAAGCGCCCTGCCTCAACCGCTGGGCTGCCCACCGCAGGGCTGCCCACAGCCATGGGGCTACCTTCAGGTGCACCTCCTGGTGTGGCCACCATCCGCCGCACGCCCTCTACCAAGCCCACTGTGCGCCGCGCCCTGTCCAGCGCTGGCCCCATCCCCATTCGCCCACCCATCGTCCCCGTGAAGACACCCACGGTGCCCGACTCCCCTGGTTATGTGGGGCCCACTCGGGCGGGCAGCGAGGAGTGTGTCTTCTACACAGACGAAGTGGCTTCGCCTCTGGCTCCAGACCTGGCCAAAGCCTCCCCAAAGAGGCTCAGCCTCCCCAACACAGCCTGGGGCAGCCCTTCCCCGGAGGCGGCCAGCTACAGCGGGGCTGGGGTTGGGCTGGCCGCTGAGGACGATGAAGAGCAGCAGCTGGCTGCCAACAGGCACAGCCTGGTAGAGAAGCTCGGGGAGCTGGTGGCCGGCGCCCATGCCCTGGGTGAAGGCCAGTTCCCCTTCCCGACGGCTCTGTCAGCCACGGCCTCAGAGGAgacgcccaccccaccccctgctgcCACCAGTGACCCCCCAGCCGAAGACATGCTGGTGGCCATTCGACGCGGGGTCCGACTCCGCAGGACCGTCACCAACGACAGGTCGGCGCCCCGCATCTTATGA
- the Il34 gene encoding interleukin-34 isoform X1 yields the protein MPWGLAWLYCLGILLGMTLGNENLEMWTLTQDKECDLTGYLRVKLQYKNRLQYMKHYFPINYRIPVPYEGVLRVANITRLQKARVSERELRYLWVLVSLNATESVLDVLLRGHPSWDYLQEVQTLLENVQRSLMDVEIGPQVEAVLSLLSTPGLSLKLVRPKALLDNCFRVMELLYCSCCKQSPILRWQDCELPSLHPHNPGSLMQCAATHVYPLPRQPPTSLPRSPGSSHGPLP from the exons ATGCCCTGGGGACTCGCCTGGTTATACT GTCTTGGGATCCTACTTGGCATGACTTTGGGGAACGAGAATTTGGAGATGTGGACTCTGACCCAAGATAAGGAGTGTGACCTTACAGGCTACCTTCGGGTCAAGCTGCAGTACAAGAACCGGCTTCAGTACATG AAACATTACTTCCCCATCAACTACAGGATCCCTGTGCCTTATGAGGGGGTGCTCAGAGTCGCCAACATCACGAGGCTG CAGAAGGCCCGTGTGAGTGAGCGGGAGCTGCGGTACCTGTGGGTCCTGGTGAGTCTCAATGCCACCGAGTCTGTGCTGGACGTGCTGCTCCGGGGCCACCCGTCCTGGGATTATCTGCAGGAGGTTCAGACGTTGCTGGAGAATGTTCAGCGGAGCCTCATG GATGTAGAGATCGGCCCTCAGGTGGAAGCCGTGTTATCTCTTCTGAGTACCCCAGGCCTAAGCCTGAAGCTGGTGCGGCCCAAAGCCTTGCTGGACAACTGCTTCCGAGTTATGGAGCTGCTGTACTGCTCTTGTT GTAAACAAAGTCCCATCCTGAGATGGCAGGACTGTGAGCTGCCGAGTCTCCATCCCCACAATCCAGGATCCTTGATGCAGTGTGCAGCTACCCACGTGTACCCTTTGCCTCGGCAACCCCCCACCTCCCTGCCCCGTTCCCCAGGCTCAAGTCATGGTCCGTTGCCCTGA